In Synergistaceae bacterium, the following proteins share a genomic window:
- a CDS encoding YtxH domain-containing protein, with amino-acid sequence MKYERALFFIIGMTVGAGVVCFAKSKAGKKTAVAIVSKGLELKDRVASTAERVKEAVEDMVAEAKYVNEQKANTN; translated from the coding sequence ATGAAATACGAAAGAGCGCTTTTTTTTATAATCGGCATGACTGTGGGAGCGGGAGTCGTTTGTTTTGCCAAAAGTAAAGCGGGAAAGAAAACCGCTGTTGCCATCGTTAGCAAGGGATTGGAACTCAAAGATCGCGTCGCTTCCACGGCCGAACGGGTCAAAGAAGCGGTCGAAGACATGGTCGCCGAGGCGAAATACGTCAACGAGCAGAAGGCGAACACAAACTGA
- a CDS encoding transketolase: MMDAVALAKLKARALDVRRDVVRMIGVARSGHMTSSLSAADILVWLYGVVLSIRPKEPLWGERDRFVLSKGSASPALYATLAEHDFFDHEDLWEYRRLGSTLQAFADHRRTPGIDVSCCPLGMGPGIALGLALALNVQVPAARVFCLAGDGELQEGSVWEALMVAAHHRLGNLTLIIDRNGFQLEGETEKVVALEPLAEKFKSFGWVTVNADGHDMQSLDEALASLPQDRARVVIAKTVRGKGIPSLERGTSNGKVVLDHQTTDSLLKELEGGRQ, from the coding sequence ATGATGGACGCTGTCGCTTTGGCGAAACTAAAAGCGCGAGCTTTGGATGTCCGGCGTGATGTGGTTCGGATGATAGGTGTCGCCCGAAGCGGGCATATGACCTCTTCGCTTTCCGCCGCCGACATCTTGGTGTGGCTTTATGGTGTTGTACTTTCAATCCGGCCCAAAGAACCCTTGTGGGGAGAGCGGGATCGTTTCGTCCTCAGCAAGGGGTCGGCAAGTCCTGCCTTGTACGCGACGCTAGCGGAGCATGATTTTTTCGATCATGAGGACCTTTGGGAATACCGTCGGTTAGGTAGTACGCTTCAAGCTTTCGCGGATCATCGCCGGACTCCGGGTATTGACGTTTCTTGTTGTCCTTTGGGTATGGGGCCGGGGATCGCTTTGGGGTTGGCTTTGGCTCTCAATGTTCAGGTGCCGGCGGCCCGAGTTTTTTGCTTGGCGGGGGATGGTGAACTACAAGAGGGCTCGGTGTGGGAGGCGCTAATGGTCGCCGCGCACCATCGATTAGGAAACCTAACCCTCATTATCGACAGAAACGGCTTTCAATTGGAAGGGGAAACGGAGAAGGTCGTGGCCCTGGAGCCCTTGGCGGAAAAATTTAAGTCCTTCGGCTGGGTCACTGTCAATGCGGACGGACACGACATGCAATCGCTGGACGAAGCTCTCGCGTCATTGCCCCAAGACCGAGCGCGGGTGGTGATCGCTAAGACAGTGCGGGGCAAGGGTATTCCATCCCTCGAACGAGGAACTTCAAACGGCAAGGTCGTGCTCGACCACCAGACCACAGACAGCCTCTTGAAAGAATTGGAGGGAGGGCGTCAATGA
- a CDS encoding ABC transporter permease: MTVFSYVLRDTGRLLVRHCFLSLLTLITAAAMMWILGLTTLFSMNVQNLLQRLESELVVQAYIRKGSEVGNLAERIRAMESVASLTALSPEETLKKLQSKMGSQSHALDLIGENPLPWNFEIRVNSAAEVSHLVRTLMAMPEIEDVVYAGLVVERVVAISRIASKAAMAMFVLSIIITSLVVYNTIHISLYSRREEIAIMFLVGATRSYIATPFVLEGTFLALLGSIVAVGGITSAYLPGIRLLQESLPFLSLVGDVRTIGKFGVLLTAFGATLGWVCSGIVVTRFMNSTTKPL, translated from the coding sequence ATGACGGTCTTTAGTTACGTTCTGCGGGATACGGGTCGGCTCTTAGTGAGACATTGCTTCCTAAGCCTCCTAACGCTGATCACTGCGGCCGCGATGATGTGGATTCTGGGTCTTACAACGCTTTTTTCCATGAATGTTCAGAACTTGCTTCAAAGACTGGAAAGCGAACTGGTGGTTCAAGCCTACATCAGAAAGGGCAGTGAGGTTGGAAATTTGGCGGAGCGGATCCGCGCCATGGAATCCGTCGCCTCTTTAACCGCTCTTTCACCGGAGGAGACTCTGAAGAAACTCCAGTCTAAAATGGGAAGCCAATCTCACGCCCTGGATTTAATCGGCGAAAACCCCCTACCGTGGAACTTCGAGATTCGCGTAAACAGCGCCGCAGAGGTTTCGCATTTGGTGCGGACGTTGATGGCGATGCCTGAGATCGAGGACGTGGTTTATGCTGGACTGGTGGTGGAGCGAGTCGTCGCTATCTCCAGGATAGCGTCCAAGGCCGCTATGGCAATGTTCGTCTTGTCGATCATAATCACGTCTTTGGTGGTTTACAATACTATCCATATTTCTCTCTACTCCAGGCGAGAGGAGATCGCCATCATGTTTTTGGTGGGAGCGACCCGTAGCTATATCGCCACACCTTTCGTTTTGGAGGGGACGTTTTTGGCCCTTTTGGGATCCATCGTCGCGGTGGGGGGCATCACGTCGGCTTATTTGCCGGGCATCCGTCTTTTGCAGGAGAGCCTGCCTTTCCTCAGTTTGGTGGGGGACGTGCGCACGATCGGAAAGTTTGGGGTGCTGCTAACGGCGTTTGGCGCTACCTTGGGTTGGGTGTGCAGCGGTATTGTGGTGACGCGTTTCATGAATTCGACGACGAAGCCGCTATAA
- a CDS encoding DNA-binding transcriptional regulator, whose product MAEKWKDALTDKLCDAFLVLESREEMYNFLEDVATIGEVKALAQRLEVARLLSESKTYPQIAQLTGASTATISRVKKFLDYGANGYKIVLERIEEEEEEA is encoded by the coding sequence ATGGCAGAAAAATGGAAAGATGCGCTGACGGACAAACTGTGTGATGCTTTTTTAGTGTTGGAGAGCCGAGAGGAAATGTACAACTTCCTTGAGGATGTGGCGACTATTGGAGAGGTCAAAGCCCTGGCTCAACGGCTGGAAGTCGCTAGACTTCTCAGCGAGAGCAAAACTTATCCTCAGATCGCGCAACTGACGGGAGCAAGCACTGCGACCATCAGCCGCGTCAAAAAGTTTTTGGACTACGGGGCCAACGGCTATAAAATCGTTTTGGAACGCATCGAAGAAGAAGAGGAAGAAGCATAG
- a CDS encoding transketolase, with amino-acid sequence MTETLKKSLRDAYRDALLSLADSYPDLFVLDADVGSSTKGVAFGQRYPDRYLNLGVSEQNLVLTAAGMAMAGRCVYAGAYASFLVGRAYEQIRSAVALPGLRVHLVGSHAGVTVGEDGAMYQMLEDIALMRALPNVVLLVPSDYVSARALLRETAALRGPSYTRLGRPEQPLVYKLEDSDFRVGGGRILKEGSQVTICACGIMVYEALKAAKVLCQQEIDVEVVDCYCLHPFPARLVLSSLQRTGCCVTAEEHFLPGGLFEIVAGLAAREYPVSVHPVGVKIGFGQSGSAEELKEYYGLTADHIVSAAVLAWTMRRR; translated from the coding sequence ATGACGGAAACGCTGAAGAAAAGCCTGAGAGACGCCTATAGGGACGCCCTTCTCTCTTTGGCAGATTCCTATCCCGATTTATTCGTGCTAGACGCGGATGTAGGCTCCTCCACGAAAGGGGTCGCCTTTGGACAACGATACCCGGACCGTTACCTGAATCTCGGCGTATCGGAGCAAAATTTGGTGCTGACGGCGGCAGGCATGGCTATGGCGGGACGTTGTGTGTACGCTGGAGCGTATGCCTCATTTCTCGTTGGGCGCGCTTACGAGCAAATCCGCTCGGCTGTGGCACTGCCTGGCCTGAGAGTCCATCTGGTGGGCAGCCACGCGGGCGTGACGGTGGGAGAGGATGGCGCGATGTACCAGATGCTGGAGGATATCGCCTTGATGAGAGCTCTTCCCAACGTGGTTCTTTTGGTTCCCTCCGACTACGTGTCCGCCCGGGCGTTACTGCGCGAGACTGCCGCCCTTAGAGGTCCCTCCTACACCCGCCTCGGTCGGCCGGAACAACCGCTGGTCTACAAACTGGAAGACTCGGATTTTCGTGTCGGAGGCGGTCGGATACTGAAGGAAGGTTCCCAGGTAACGATCTGTGCTTGTGGTATCATGGTGTACGAGGCTTTGAAAGCGGCGAAGGTTTTGTGCCAGCAAGAAATTGATGTAGAAGTGGTAGACTGTTATTGTCTTCATCCTTTCCCAGCGCGTTTAGTTTTATCTTCCCTACAACGCACAGGGTGTTGTGTGACGGCGGAGGAACATTTTTTGCCGGGCGGCCTCTTCGAAATCGTGGCGGGGTTGGCCGCGCGAGAATATCCTGTTTCCGTGCATCCGGTGGGCGTAAAAATCGGTTTTGGCCAAAGCGGGTCGGCGGAAGAACTGAAGGAGTATTATGGACTCACAGCAGACCATATTGTCAGTGCCGCCGTGTTAGCGTGGACGATGCGCCGCAGATAG
- a CDS encoding heavy metal translocating P-type ATPase, protein MEFSIEHELPGRLRLRCPKGAFTREEGCVIAALLETQPGVTVAVASYRTGSLLIRYEENVYKENIRELILSAARLIDKKFYGEIDGRALIPHESGLAGSVVSLLSGVVGRAFLPRLLRYGFTFFRSLPFLGRGIVSLWHRKGLNVSVLDASAVGVSLLRHDFRTATVITTLLALGDLLESWTHKKSRESLTDSLALNIDKLWVRREGQESQIPMGELQIGDWVVIRAGSVIPVDGVVCEGDAMVNQAAMTGESEPVHRVPGLSVYAGTVVEEGELVVRVTAFDSETRLRKIAEMIAASEELKADIQNRAEKMADAIVPYSFLLAGGIYLWTKDAVRATSALLVDYSCAIKLSTPLSILSAMREGAKRGMLVKGGKFLEALAAAEVVVFDKTGTLTVSSPSVAEVLPFEGYSREMVLRTAACLEEHFPHSIAQAVVKQAEKEKLSHREEHSTVEYAVAHGIASRIQGEKVLIGSSHFIFEDEAVICTPEQKELIGRKSDKYSLLYLAVGGKLAGVLCIEDPLREDARQIVKQLHEVGIVRVVMLTGDNRQVAENVAEMIGIDEVHAQLLPADKTKAINQLKKLGKVVMVGDGINDSPALAAADVGIAMCSGADIAQEVADVVLSENRLQGIVDVRKLSTRAMSKIYRNYAFIVGVNSLLLALGLGGAITPAVSALLHNLATIASSVYSLTPVLKKTLEIEREEEREVAVEAVEAMIESVVES, encoded by the coding sequence ATGGAATTTTCGATAGAGCACGAGTTGCCCGGCCGTTTGCGTCTTCGCTGCCCTAAAGGGGCGTTTACGCGAGAGGAAGGGTGTGTTATCGCCGCCTTGTTAGAAACGCAGCCCGGCGTGACGGTTGCTGTCGCCTCCTACAGAACGGGGAGTTTGTTGATTCGTTATGAAGAAAACGTCTATAAAGAAAACATACGAGAGTTGATTTTGTCGGCAGCTCGGCTGATAGATAAAAAATTTTATGGGGAGATCGATGGACGAGCCCTGATCCCTCATGAATCTGGATTGGCTGGATCTGTGGTTTCCCTTTTGAGCGGCGTGGTAGGACGAGCTTTTTTGCCTCGCTTGTTGCGCTATGGTTTTACCTTTTTTCGCTCCCTTCCCTTCCTTGGCAGGGGGATAGTCAGTTTGTGGCATAGAAAGGGCCTCAACGTTTCTGTTTTGGACGCCTCCGCAGTGGGAGTGTCTTTGTTGCGCCACGACTTTCGCACGGCTACCGTTATTACGACCCTATTGGCTCTGGGGGATCTGCTGGAGAGTTGGACGCACAAGAAGTCCAGGGAAAGCCTGACCGATAGTTTGGCCCTCAACATCGACAAGTTATGGGTGCGAAGGGAAGGACAGGAGTCACAGATTCCCATGGGAGAGCTACAGATCGGGGACTGGGTCGTGATTCGGGCTGGCAGCGTCATCCCAGTGGATGGCGTGGTTTGCGAGGGTGACGCCATGGTGAATCAGGCCGCCATGACGGGAGAGTCAGAACCCGTTCACCGTGTGCCGGGGTTATCCGTCTACGCGGGAACCGTGGTGGAGGAGGGCGAGCTGGTCGTCCGCGTCACCGCCTTCGACAGCGAAACGCGCCTTCGCAAGATCGCCGAGATGATCGCGGCGTCGGAAGAATTGAAGGCTGACATCCAAAACCGGGCGGAAAAAATGGCGGACGCCATCGTTCCCTATAGCTTTTTGTTGGCAGGGGGAATTTACCTCTGGACTAAGGATGCCGTGCGAGCCACTTCCGCCCTGTTGGTGGATTACTCCTGCGCGATCAAGTTATCTACGCCCCTCTCCATTCTCTCCGCCATGCGCGAAGGGGCAAAGAGGGGAATGTTGGTGAAGGGTGGCAAGTTTTTGGAGGCTCTGGCCGCCGCAGAGGTCGTCGTTTTCGATAAAACGGGGACCCTTACCGTTTCTTCTCCCAGTGTGGCGGAAGTGCTACCTTTCGAGGGATATTCTCGGGAGATGGTTCTGAGGACTGCCGCCTGTCTGGAGGAGCATTTCCCTCACTCCATCGCTCAGGCTGTGGTGAAGCAGGCCGAAAAAGAGAAGCTGTCTCACCGAGAGGAACACTCCACGGTGGAATACGCGGTGGCTCACGGCATAGCGTCCCGTATCCAGGGAGAGAAGGTTTTGATCGGCAGCTCGCATTTCATATTCGAAGATGAGGCCGTGATCTGCACACCCGAACAGAAAGAGTTGATCGGCCGGAAATCCGACAAATATTCTCTGCTTTATTTGGCCGTGGGCGGCAAGCTCGCGGGCGTTTTGTGCATCGAAGACCCTCTGCGAGAGGACGCCCGTCAAATTGTCAAGCAACTCCACGAGGTCGGGATTGTCCGTGTCGTCATGCTGACGGGCGACAATCGCCAAGTGGCTGAAAACGTCGCGGAGATGATCGGTATCGACGAAGTTCACGCGCAGCTCCTCCCGGCGGATAAAACGAAGGCCATCAATCAATTGAAAAAACTGGGAAAGGTGGTCATGGTCGGCGATGGCATTAACGACTCGCCGGCTTTGGCCGCGGCGGACGTGGGCATCGCCATGTGTAGCGGCGCGGACATCGCTCAGGAGGTGGCGGACGTGGTGTTGTCCGAGAATCGCCTCCAGGGTATTGTGGACGTACGTAAACTGAGCACCAGAGCGATGAGCAAGATCTACCGCAACTACGCGTTTATCGTAGGCGTGAACTCTCTGTTGTTGGCTTTGGGGCTTGGCGGAGCTATTACGCCCGCCGTTTCCGCGTTGTTGCACAATCTAGCGACAATCGCTTCGAGTGTTTACAGCCTGACGCCGGTCTTGAAAAAAACACTGGAAATAGAACGAGAAGAGGAACGCGAGGTAGCTGTTGAAGCTGTCGAGGCTATGATTGAATCGGTGGTTGAATCGTGA
- a CDS encoding HD domain-containing protein, giving the protein MMKKKVWNVTIGELLDVEGVVAEDVLSKSQSVILPTGVSVAALRETNPEIVSCLLKHGITHVKVKSVPTITAGEFRTALGSLVPSVAELNPLLTRVAIHQFGVIYRNIEDRALRERGARTMMTIASCLPREIRRTPQITLSLVDTEERKRERPHIHSINVALLTGYIAQRLFPLWPSFVEACVVGGLFHDVGKAFFPQLLWDREGSEKHEGKVFPGASKIFNCHPLLGETLMKDMGIQDLHILGAIRSHHEKWSGRGIPDRLEEEAIPMSGRIVAVADAFENLTSELLEGYSCRGDQAISRVIGLTNSDFDSRVVRALLSAIGLYPPGTVVLLSDQRVGIVLETKERDLLCPRVLLCLDERGRRVIPFEILKIRKEGKVYIKEALDDFGKRKLEPYVSNIRV; this is encoded by the coding sequence ATGATGAAAAAAAAGGTTTGGAATGTGACTATTGGGGAATTATTGGATGTGGAAGGCGTTGTCGCCGAAGATGTTCTATCGAAATCCCAGTCCGTGATCCTGCCAACGGGCGTGAGTGTGGCAGCGCTAAGGGAAACGAACCCGGAGATCGTGTCGTGCCTACTGAAACATGGTATCACACATGTGAAGGTGAAAAGCGTCCCCACGATCACAGCGGGGGAATTTCGGACGGCCTTGGGCTCTCTCGTCCCCTCTGTCGCGGAATTAAATCCACTTTTGACCCGGGTCGCCATTCACCAGTTTGGGGTGATCTACCGAAATATCGAGGACCGCGCCTTACGCGAACGGGGCGCTCGGACCATGATGACCATTGCCTCCTGCCTGCCTCGGGAGATTCGGCGCACACCGCAAATCACCCTCTCTCTGGTGGATACGGAAGAGCGAAAAAGGGAGCGTCCACATATTCATTCTATCAACGTGGCCCTTTTGACGGGGTATATCGCGCAAAGGCTTTTCCCCCTGTGGCCTTCCTTCGTAGAGGCTTGCGTCGTGGGTGGCCTTTTTCACGACGTGGGCAAGGCATTTTTTCCTCAGCTCCTCTGGGACAGAGAAGGGAGCGAAAAACACGAGGGAAAAGTCTTTCCTGGCGCGTCTAAAATTTTCAACTGTCATCCTCTATTGGGGGAAACTCTCATGAAAGATATGGGGATTCAGGATCTTCACATCTTGGGTGCCATCAGGTCTCATCACGAGAAATGGAGCGGAAGAGGTATCCCCGATCGTTTGGAGGAAGAGGCAATCCCCATGTCGGGCCGCATTGTAGCCGTGGCCGACGCTTTTGAAAACCTGACGAGTGAATTGCTGGAGGGATACTCCTGCCGCGGCGACCAGGCTATATCCAGAGTGATTGGCCTCACAAACTCCGATTTCGATAGCCGGGTTGTACGCGCTCTGCTCTCCGCCATCGGTCTCTATCCACCAGGAACGGTGGTCTTGTTGTCCGATCAGCGGGTGGGGATTGTTCTAGAGACGAAAGAGCGTGACTTGCTTTGCCCCCGGGTTCTGCTTTGCCTCGATGAACGGGGACGGCGCGTTATCCCCTTTGAAATCCTGAAAATTCGCAAGGAGGGTAAGGTCTATATCAAAGAAGCCTTGGACGACTTCGGAAAACGTAAACTCGAACCTTACGTTTCAAATATTAGGGTATAG
- a CDS encoding S9 family peptidase, producing the protein MKRNVRQQDLLNFHFLSNPSFSSDGGHIAFRVSRPNAEKNGYDSDIWVHSIESGVNRKMTSSGTEKFFCWGHDSTSLVFASKRNEKSNAKSNEKSNEKTPPSSSFYFIDLQGGETTFLFNVPRAVSAIRALDESRYLLTAVYEPEYENPEDADIMIFDQIPFMANGKGYIGQQRTALAIYDAQTGKLDRLTPPFMDVARYTLNGNKTEALVVGVDYQDVKPSTNAVYKLNLFTGSMRCLSPGLSFTFAHAAWLGGTVLVTGTNHEKMGVNENLKFYALEEEKLICLTPDLDSSLGHAVVADSHYGCSELSGAFSPRALPLAKENTRQESARFKGPVFCATDVIKSRLYELSKNGRAEPLTFTTSAVVDYCAEESGRVAFVAYEGLYPPELYLLDSDHESGREKRLTGFNRPLFEELCLSQPIHVTVDNGQGWKLDGWYMKPTNFREGEKYPTLLHIHGGPKAAFGDIYHHEMQCWSAKGYAVIYCNPRGGDGRGSAFQDIRGRYGDLDYHDLMAFTDWCVANLDFVDGSRLGVTGGSYGGYMTNWIITQTNRFKAAVSQRGISNWVSKFGGCDIGYYYVEDQHLGTPWKTPENPWNDSPLKYVGKAKTPLLFIHSTEDFRCELNQAFQMFTALKALGVKSRLCVFKGENHELSRSGKPRNRLARLREISDWFDTHL; encoded by the coding sequence ATGAAACGTAATGTGCGGCAACAGGATCTTCTGAATTTTCATTTTTTATCCAATCCGAGCTTCTCTTCTGACGGTGGCCATATCGCCTTTCGCGTCTCACGGCCGAACGCGGAAAAAAACGGATATGATTCAGATATCTGGGTCCATAGTATCGAAAGCGGCGTCAATCGAAAAATGACGAGTTCGGGAACTGAAAAGTTTTTTTGCTGGGGTCATGACAGTACTTCTCTGGTTTTCGCGTCTAAAAGAAACGAAAAGAGCAATGCAAAGAGCAATGAAAAGAGCAATGAAAAAACCCCCCCTTCCTCGTCCTTTTATTTCATCGACCTCCAGGGGGGAGAGACGACGTTTCTTTTCAACGTGCCCCGTGCCGTCAGTGCCATCCGCGCCTTGGACGAGAGCCGTTATCTCTTGACGGCAGTTTACGAACCAGAGTACGAGAATCCAGAGGACGCCGATATCATGATTTTTGATCAAATTCCTTTCATGGCCAATGGTAAGGGATACATCGGCCAACAACGGACGGCCTTGGCGATCTACGACGCTCAAACCGGGAAACTTGATCGCCTGACCCCTCCCTTCATGGATGTAGCCCGCTATACATTGAACGGAAACAAAACCGAGGCCCTTGTAGTGGGGGTGGATTATCAGGATGTCAAACCATCAACGAACGCCGTCTACAAGTTGAATCTTTTCACAGGCTCAATGCGCTGCCTCAGTCCGGGATTATCTTTTACCTTTGCTCACGCCGCTTGGTTGGGAGGTACCGTTCTAGTCACAGGGACGAACCACGAGAAAATGGGGGTCAATGAAAACCTAAAGTTTTACGCTCTCGAAGAGGAAAAGCTGATCTGCTTGACACCCGACCTCGATAGTAGCTTGGGACACGCTGTCGTGGCGGACAGCCATTACGGATGTTCAGAACTGAGCGGAGCGTTTTCCCCACGCGCCCTCCCCTTGGCCAAAGAAAACACTCGTCAGGAAAGCGCGCGCTTCAAAGGACCCGTGTTCTGCGCGACGGACGTTATAAAGAGCCGGCTGTACGAGTTGAGCAAAAATGGACGGGCGGAACCGCTTACTTTCACCACGTCCGCCGTGGTTGATTATTGTGCGGAGGAGTCGGGGCGCGTGGCCTTCGTCGCCTACGAAGGACTCTATCCACCTGAACTTTACCTTTTGGATTCAGATCATGAATCAGGTAGAGAAAAACGCCTCACCGGCTTCAACCGCCCTTTGTTCGAGGAGTTGTGTCTGTCGCAGCCAATTCACGTCACCGTGGACAACGGTCAGGGCTGGAAGCTGGACGGTTGGTATATGAAGCCGACAAATTTTAGAGAGGGCGAAAAATACCCCACCTTGCTCCACATACATGGAGGCCCCAAAGCAGCTTTCGGAGACATTTACCATCATGAAATGCAGTGTTGGTCCGCCAAAGGGTACGCGGTGATCTACTGCAACCCCCGGGGTGGAGACGGGCGGGGAAGCGCCTTTCAGGATATACGCGGCCGTTACGGCGATCTCGACTACCACGACCTGATGGCTTTTACGGATTGGTGCGTCGCAAACTTGGACTTTGTGGACGGTTCCCGACTGGGGGTCACGGGTGGATCTTATGGCGGCTACATGACCAACTGGATCATCACCCAGACCAACCGTTTCAAGGCCGCCGTAAGCCAACGCGGTATCAGCAACTGGGTTTCCAAGTTCGGAGGGTGCGACATCGGCTATTATTATGTGGAGGACCAACACCTGGGAACCCCCTGGAAAACCCCGGAAAATCCCTGGAACGATTCCCCGTTGAAATACGTCGGCAAAGCGAAAACTCCACTCCTATTCATTCACTCTACAGAAGATTTTCGCTGTGAGTTGAATCAAGCCTTTCAGATGTTCACGGCTTTGAAAGCCCTGGGGGTGAAGAGCCGCCTTTGCGTGTTCAAGGGGGAAAATCACGAACTCAGCCGTTCTGGCAAGCCCCGCAACCGTCTGGCGCGTCTGCGGGAGATCTCTGACTGGTTCGATACTCACCTTTAA
- a CDS encoding ATP-binding cassette domain-containing protein yields the protein MKIKFSGVTKQFKPDITALKDVYLEIDKGEFVYVVGATGSGKSTLLRMITREVLPTKGSVSVGDVNLRKMRQCDIPYYRRDVGLVAQDFKLIPHLTVLENVSFVMEAMSVPPKMVEYRANKVIEQVGLWRRRFMKPPQLSGGEQQRVAIARALANSPSLFVADEPTGNLDFRTSAEVMKILLAINAAGVTIVMTTHNQYIVDSYRQRVIELDAGKVVRDEHAGRYALDDGL from the coding sequence ATGAAGATAAAATTTTCGGGTGTGACCAAACAATTCAAGCCCGATATTACCGCTTTGAAAGATGTGTATTTGGAAATCGACAAAGGGGAGTTTGTCTACGTGGTGGGGGCTACGGGGTCGGGAAAATCCACCCTGTTGCGCATGATCACACGGGAGGTTTTGCCTACCAAGGGATCCGTCTCGGTGGGGGATGTGAATCTACGCAAGATGCGCCAGTGCGATATTCCCTATTATCGACGGGACGTGGGTTTGGTCGCGCAGGACTTCAAACTCATTCCTCACCTTACAGTGCTGGAAAACGTCTCCTTCGTGATGGAAGCCATGTCCGTTCCTCCAAAGATGGTGGAGTATCGCGCCAACAAGGTGATTGAGCAGGTGGGACTCTGGCGCCGACGTTTTATGAAGCCTCCTCAACTGTCGGGAGGCGAGCAGCAGCGAGTGGCCATTGCCCGCGCTCTGGCCAATTCCCCTTCGCTTTTCGTGGCGGACGAACCTACAGGAAACTTGGATTTTCGTACCTCCGCGGAGGTCATGAAGATTCTTTTGGCGATCAACGCGGCGGGTGTGACAATCGTCATGACCACCCACAATCAATATATTGTGGATTCCTACCGGCAACGGGTCATTGAGCTGGACGCGGGGAAGGTCGTGCGGGACGAGCACGCGGGAAGGTACGCTCTGGATGACGGTCTTTAG
- a CDS encoding HutP family protein produces MGEASEIYSKESGRKYLSNFTLGADDVARAAILLAITKDADMEADCRRHIEEQGWRVVATEVGGLLSDLPQKMVRALVGASLNAGIIEKNSREMHALIHAAIEAGDSFINRGLIELSIGAKIAIVRNERWLAVAIFGDCAAHVIAHHDRCGLGVMHL; encoded by the coding sequence GTGGGTGAAGCGTCGGAGATATATTCCAAAGAGAGTGGACGCAAGTACTTATCTAATTTTACCTTGGGCGCAGACGATGTGGCGAGAGCGGCCATTCTCTTGGCAATCACGAAAGACGCCGATATGGAAGCGGATTGCAGGCGCCATATTGAAGAGCAAGGTTGGCGTGTTGTCGCCACGGAGGTCGGGGGGTTGTTGAGTGATTTGCCTCAAAAAATGGTTCGCGCTTTGGTCGGTGCTTCTTTAAACGCGGGGATCATCGAAAAAAATAGCCGTGAAATGCACGCGCTAATTCACGCGGCAATTGAGGCAGGAGATAGTTTCATCAATAGGGGGCTGATCGAGCTCAGCATCGGAGCGAAAATCGCTATCGTTCGCAACGAACGGTGGTTGGCCGTTGCCATTTTTGGGGACTGCGCCGCCCACGTCATTGCCCATCACGATCGTTGTGGACTTGGGGTAATGCATCTTTGA